AAATTTCGTATTTGAAAGCGAGAGCAGCAGCACTGAACCAGCCAGTGCTATCGTGGAGGATGAGCCACCGCGACCGAGGCAACGGCTTTGCTTTCAATTCGGAGGTGTATGCAATGTGGTTTTTACCCCTTAGCATCACCCTAGAAATGAAAAGAACCCGCACGAGCTGGTCACTTGTTTTGCGGGTTCGATTCATAACCTAGGAAATAGGGAGGTGGGCGAAAGCCTGCCTTCCACTCCGAAGACAGTCTAACAAAATCGAGCCCCGAATGAAATCCCAATGTTTTGTGTTGCAATGCATGTGCTTCGGCGGTGACAAACAGCCCGGATCGACCGGCCGGTTTGCCAGATGAGAAGGATGCGCTGCGTTGTCACGAAAATAACGGCCGCCGATTATTGTCAATGCCTCGTGATCATTGCCAGTCAATAGTGCAACATTCTTTCAACGAAACCACGCATCTTTGTAATCAATGCAATAGCGCTATTGTGCCTTACCCACTTTCGGATACCTCCATAGATTTACAGGGTAACAGACAAGCACCAGTTTGCCAGTCTGACTTCGGCCGAGAATATAAATCATCAATCATTTGTCGTTGATTGTTTGCTGCCTGTCCGCGCGACTAACGCAAACGCTGACGAGCGTTACCAGACCGGCGCAAGAAAGTGTTTTCAGATTACGAACGATAGCGTTCTTCCAGTTCGTTCAACGCAGGAGTTGTAAGATGGTCTAGTGCTGCAATGACAGGTGCACGCAACAGATAACCATCGGAACGAATATTGAGCGGATCTTTAATGTTCCGAATATCATCGATTGTGGATTGCCTGAATTTCAACATCACACGTTTTGATGGGCTACTGCGTGGCGGAAACGTCGTGACAGTGAGATCGAGCGCCTGGTCGTCGAAACGTCTGGCAATGAGCAGCAGCATATCTTCTAAGCTGCAACCGACTTTCGCCGTGATCTGCAATGCAAGCTCGTAGTCTGTGATCTTAAAAGCGAAGGTGAATGGCATGCTGATGAATGCGATTTTAGCAGCATGTTTTGACAAGCTTGCAGCCGAAGCATTGAAAGCGCGTTTTGGGTCAGTCATCGGGGAGGGGGGAGGAAGTGCTACAGCGCGAGCCACTTCAAATTTGTCTTTGAGACTGGTTTCAGGCTTTTTGAGATTAGTCATTGCAGGGCCTCGATGCTTCTCAGTGTGCTGCCGGCAATACGCAAATCTGTTTGCAACGCCTTGCGCACAAACGGATTACTGACCACATTCTCCTCCTGCAATTCGCGAATAAAGATGATGCCCTGATCAAGCGTGTCATAGCCGTTTCGAGCTGGAATGTAGAAGTCCGCCAGCATCTCGTCTTCATGGATCGTGTTGAGAATTGTCTTTTGCCGATTGGTAAGACGTGTGTTTTGGGCCCAGTCGTTGAGTAGCAGAGCTGCTTTCGGGGCGGCCACGCCCTTTGCTTGCAGTGCATCGCGCAGTTGTATGTAGAGCGTTACGGTTGCCAGCTGCGATTCATATTCTTTGACACTGGGTCGGAAGGGGATAATCACCCTATCTGCAACGCTGAGAGCAAAGCGGGTCAATTCCTCGTGCTGTCCGGCCGTATCGATAATGATGTAATCGATGGCATCTGCTTCCGCCTGCTCGAAAGCCGCTAAAAGTGAGCTTTCATCATGCGCTATTTTGCATTGAAAGCGCGTGTGGAGGTCCGGATATTTTTGCATCACCCTACGGTGATACATTGCGGATGAACCCTGATGATCGGTTTCAATGAGGAGAGCGGTTGTCTCATCGGAAGCTGCAAGTGCTGCATTTATAAGGAGCCAGGAGATGGTTGACTTGCCCACTCCTCCCTTTTGGCCAGCTAGTACGATTTTCAACATTATCCATTCCAAGCAATACGGAAGAAGCGCTCATAAAAATTGATGGCTGAGCACCCAGTGAGATTGAATAAGCAGTCTGGTCATCGAAAAAAGGATCGTACGACAATAATGGTAGATCCAGA
This genomic stretch from Ochrobactrum sp. BTU1 harbors:
- a CDS encoding ParA family protein, producing the protein MLKIVLAGQKGGVGKSTISWLLINAALAASDETTALLIETDHQGSSAMYHRRVMQKYPDLHTRFQCKIAHDESSLLAAFEQAEADAIDYIIIDTAGQHEELTRFALSVADRVIIPFRPSVKEYESQLATVTLYIQLRDALQAKGVAAPKAALLLNDWAQNTRLTNRQKTILNTIHEDEMLADFYIPARNGYDTLDQGIIFIRELQEENVVSNPFVRKALQTDLRIAGSTLRSIEALQ